One stretch of Diabrotica undecimpunctata isolate CICGRU chromosome 5, icDiaUnde3, whole genome shotgun sequence DNA includes these proteins:
- the LOC140441193 gene encoding zinc finger protein-like 1 homolog, whose amino-acid sequence MGLCKCPKRRVTNQFCFEHRVCVCENCMVTNHTICIVQSYLQWLQDSDYNSICELCSKELSSQDCIRLTCYHVFHWSCLDHFSRQLPPTTAPRGYTCPSCKSPLFPPSNLISPVADVLKEKLAGVNWARAGLGLPLLSEEREIKSSINHMNMPPRITPSPAHSVVSVDEDIGAFNRADSFQHSSNRRIFQDIRDIKPDVFDHDDNKYKRKPISELFGNWFKITFGAPLRARGRKSVCRRFCMLGSLVLFVIVMFFFLMSKLSRYSIDDDPNFDVRHNELVKTAN is encoded by the exons ATGGGGCTGTGCAAATGTCCGAAACGGCGAGTAACGAATCAATTCTGCTTCGAACATAGAGTTTGTGTTTGCGAAAATTGTATGGTAACTAATCACacaatt TGTATAGTTCAGTCTTATCTTCAATGGTTACAAGATAGTGATTATAATTCAATATGCGAATTGTGTAGTAAAGAATTAAGTAGTCAAGACTGTATCCGATTAACCTGCTATC ATGTGTTTCATTGGTCATGTTTGGATCACTTTTCACGACAGCTACCTCCTACCACTGCACCCAGAGGATATACCTGCCCATCTTGTAAAAGTCCATTGTTTCCACCATCTAATTTAATAAGTCCTGTAGCAGATGTTCTAAAAGAAAAACTGGCTGGAGTTAACTGGGCTAGAGCTGGTCTCGGACTGCCTTTA TTGTCTGAAGAACGTGAAATAAAAAGCTCAATAAACCATATGAACATGCCTCCTAGGATAACTCCAAGCCCAGCCCATTCAGTGGTTTCAGTGGATGAAGATATTGGTGCTTTTAACAGAGCAGATAGTTTTCAGCATTCTTCAAATAGGCGGATATTTCAGGACATTAGAGATATCAAACCTGATGTTTTTGATCATGacgataataaatataaaaggaaACCTATTTCTGAATTATTTGGAAATTGGTTCAA gataacattcggagcaccgctgagaGCTAGGGGAAGAAAATCAGTTTGTCGACGATTTTGCATGCTAGGATCActtgttttatttgttattgtaatgtttttctttttaatgtcTAAACTCAGCAGATATTCCATAGATGATGATCCGAATTTTGACGTGAGGCATAATGAATTAGTAAAAACTGCAAACTAG